The Ralstonia sp. RRA genomic interval CTCGGTGCCGTGCTTGGTGTTCGAAGACCGCATCTGGGCGGGGCTGCCTGCGTACAACCTGCGGATCTGCGCGGGTGAACCCGCCAGGAAAGGCGGCCTGCGCACCACCGCAGGGTTTGCCGTACAGACGGACCTGACGCTGGAAGACGCGGCCCGCGCCGACGTGCTGATCGTGCCGTCATGGCGCGACACAGATGAGCGCCCGCCCGCACCCATGGTGAATGCCGTGCGCGATGCGTACGCGAGGGGTGCCACGGTCGTCGGCCTGTGCCTGGGGGCGTTTGTGCTGGCCGAAGCGGGCGTGCTCGACGGCCATGAAGCCACCACGCATTGGAGCGCGGTTGAGGCATTCTCGCAGCGCTATCCGCGCGTGAAGCTTGTACCCGATGTGCTGTATCTGGATGCCGACGATGGCCGGCTGGTGACATCTGCCGGTACGGCTGCGGGGCTGGATTGCTGCCTGCACCTCGTGCGCCGCTGGCATGGCGCAGAGGTGGCCAACCGCATTGCGCGCCGGCTGGTGGTGGCACCGCACCGGCAGGGCGGGCAGGCGCAATACATTGAGCAGCCGCTGCACGATGCACCGGGTGGCGATCGCTTATCCGATCTGCTGAACTGGGCCGTTGCCAACCTGGCTGAGCCGCACACGCTGGATTCGCTGGCTGAACGCGCCGCGATGAGCCGACGCAATTTCACGCGACGCTTTCGTGAGTTGACCGGCGCGACTGTCGGCCAATGGTTGCTCGGCCAACGTCTGGCCTACGCACAACGCATGCTGGAGACCACGCGCCAGCCGGTGGAAGCGATTGCACAACTGGCAGGCTTCGGCAGTGCGGTGTCGTTGCGCCAGCATTTCAGCCGGACGTATCACACCTCACCCAGCGCGTATCGCGCGCTGTTCGCGCACACCTGAAGAGAGAAGAGATGGGCGGGACTGGCTACTTGCTCAGCTCGTGGCCGATCACACCGCCGGCCACTGCGCCGCCGATCGTGCCGGCCGGGCTGTGTGTCAGCTCATGGCCTGCCACGCCGCCCGCCACTGCACCGCCTACGGTACATGCCGCCAATGCCGGGGCCAGTGCTGCAATCGCGCAAATCAGCGCCGTTTTCCATGTGTTCATGTGTGCTCTCCTGATAGGGCCGGCGCAGTGCGTGCGCTGGCACCTTCAGTCGAGCAAGGCGCGTGCCGCGCTCACATGAACAGCGGCGAAAGCGACAGGTGCGACAGCGCGATCACCAGCACCTGCGCAATC includes:
- a CDS encoding helix-turn-helix domain-containing protein; this encodes MQPQEIAVLAFNDISPFHLSVPCLVFEDRIWAGLPAYNLRICAGEPARKGGLRTTAGFAVQTDLTLEDAARADVLIVPSWRDTDERPPAPMVNAVRDAYARGATVVGLCLGAFVLAEAGVLDGHEATTHWSAVEAFSQRYPRVKLVPDVLYLDADDGRLVTSAGTAAGLDCCLHLVRRWHGAEVANRIARRLVVAPHRQGGQAQYIEQPLHDAPGGDRLSDLLNWAVANLAEPHTLDSLAERAAMSRRNFTRRFRELTGATVGQWLLGQRLAYAQRMLETTRQPVEAIAQLAGFGSAVSLRQHFSRTYHTSPSAYRALFAHT
- a CDS encoding glycine zipper 2TM domain-containing protein gives rise to the protein MNTWKTALICAIAALAPALAACTVGGAVAGGVAGHELTHSPAGTIGGAVAGGVIGHELSK